The DNA window AATGCAGCAGGTTTCATTAAGTTTTACTTTGGCAATAGGAATTATTTTTGAAAAATCCTCATAACGATGAGGAAAGTGAAAAAGAAGGTCGTCAATTGTTTTAATTCCCAATTTCTTCAACCTCTTTTGGTATCTAGGACCTACTCGAGGCAGACTCTCAATTGGAGTAGAAAGATTCATGAATTCAAAAAATTGCTCCGATATAACATCGAAGCGCTTGTGCGCCCGGCAGGAGTCGAACCTACAACCTTCTGATCCGCAATCAGATGCTCTTTCCATTGAGCTACGGGCGCATTTTTGCATATAAATTTTTGTAAAACACGACCTATCTCTAGTAATTCTTTTCCTATACTACTATCTTTATAATGGATACTACAAATTCCCGCAAAGTTTTTTCTAAATCGCTTTGTTTTGCTGCGTTTTTTTACAGAAACTTTATAGAACTGGCTTAATGGGACATTAAATAGTTTTGACCAGAAGTTTTTAATCTTTTTTATTGAATGATAATAATGTACACGTAACCAAATGCTGAATTTACTTTCGTCAATATCGTAGCACTTTCTGAGCAACGTTATATATAGAAGTAACAAGTTGGGGTCAGTGTTAATAAATGTCGTCTTACTTACACCCTTATATTTACTCCCTTCTGTCCAATATAACATAGCGAGCAATGATTTATAAAACCCAATATCTCCTAAAGGATAGCTTTCTATTTCTTTTTCTATTTTTTCTTTTAGTAATCGAGCCCCTTCTTTCCTTTTCTTCTTCCATTTATTTTTTAAAGCAACCACCGCTAATTTGCGTATTTTGGCGAGATGCTCTAACATTGCCTTTCTAGTAATTGGTTTTTTTATCGTTTTTCCAAACCAAGTACTTATAGTGCTTTTCGGTACACCTAAAAGTTCTCGTATTTCTCGATAACTTTTCCCAGCTAATATCAATTGCTTTACTTCTTCCTTCTCTTTTAGTGTATATGATTTTTTTTGCATTTTTTGATTTGAACGGATAGTTTTAAATATTATACTATATTCTGTTCGAATACACAACCCAGATTGACTTAATTAATTTTAATAGATAGAATATAAACTGGAGGAGTGTCCGAATTGGCAAGGAAGTGGCTTGCTAAGCCATGACGGTTAATCCCGTCTGTGGGTTCGAGTCCCACCTCCTCCGCTTTGGGCGGGATGCGAGAGCGGTTTATTCGGCCTGTCTTGAAAACAGGTGTACCGTAAGGTACCGGAGGTTCGAATCCTCCTCCCGCCGCAAAAGTGCGGGGTAATTCCCGCCCTCTCCGTTAAATCAAAAACCGGCTTCCGCCGGTTTTTTGTTAACTATTTAATAATATAGCTGTTAATTTCTATCCTCTAGCCACTGCTGTTCCCCAGACTTCTTTAGCGCCTGATTCCTTCAAAACTCGGGCGCCCTCATTCATGGTAGCACCAGTTGTATAGACATCATCCACCAAGAGAATTTTTCTCCCTTTTATTTTTTCTTGATTTTGGCAAAGAAATACCCCTAAAATATTTTCTTTCCTCTCTTCTTTATCCTCAATCTCAACCTGGGGAAGGGTTTCCTTGATTTTTATTAGAGCATCTTTTAAAACAGGAATTTTTAAAGATTTCGAAAGTAAAATTGCAATCTCAGCTGCTTGATTAAATCCTCTCCATTTTAACCTCTTTCTATCCAAAGGAATAGGGATAATTAGAAATTCAGAATCTGAAAATTCTTTGTCAAGAATTAAAAAATGAGTTATTATTAAAGAAGCTAAAGGCTTGGCCAGTTCTTTTATAAAAGGTTGGTATTTAAATTGACTAATTATTTTTTTTACGAGATAATCTTGATAAGG is part of the Patescibacteria group bacterium genome and encodes:
- a CDS encoding ComF family protein, encoding MRIFAKLKNFLLELFFPKSCLGCGREGKYLCEDCCSIIEILEYQFCPGCQKRVINGETCRGCKEFIKLNGLYFAAPYQDYLVKKIISQFKYQPFIKELAKPLASLIITHFLILDKEFSDSEFLIIPIPLDRKRLKWRGFNQAAEIAILLSKSLKIPVLKDALIKIKETLPQVEIEDKEERKENILGVFLCQNQEKIKGRKILLVDDVYTTGATMNEGARVLKESGAKEVWGTAVARG